One window of the Syntrophorhabdaceae bacterium genome contains the following:
- a CDS encoding sigma 54-interacting transcriptional regulator, with the protein MAENKVSRELKELSLLFEISTKLSETLDLKRVLQPILQMTAERMEMLRGTLTILNRTRGEIIIEEAYGLSPEERAKGKYRMGEGITGKVIDTGQPAIIPRISDEPLFLDRTGSRKETNKEDITFICVPIKLGSEVIGALSVDRLFSEKISLKEDVRLLTIIASTISQAVRLRQLAQEEIEKVQEENQRLQDALKTRYGPKAIVGNSKVMRNLYTLIEQVCRTNTTVLILGESGVGKERVAHAIHYNSKRADKPFIKVNCAALPESLIESELFGHEKGAFTGATSVRKGRFEVADQGTLFLDEIGDLPLPVQTRLLRVLQEKEFERVGGNTTITANVRIITATNRNLDLLMQEGKFREDLYYRLNVFPILVPPLRERKTDIMLLTDHFIDKYSKEHGKQILRISIPATDMLMNYHWPGNVRELENCIERAIILCTDGVIQSYHLPPNLQKMEENESGEKGGAFKEIMVNLEREIIIHELRRARGNMARAARALGITERMMGLRIAKYRIIPGDFKLPLPKKENETA; encoded by the coding sequence CCTGCTCTTCGAAATCAGCACAAAATTGAGTGAAACCCTCGATCTCAAGCGGGTGCTGCAACCTATCCTCCAAATGACGGCCGAGCGCATGGAGATGCTCAGGGGGACCCTCACCATTCTCAACAGGACACGGGGCGAGATCATCATTGAAGAGGCATACGGGCTGAGCCCTGAGGAGCGGGCAAAGGGGAAGTATCGCATGGGCGAGGGCATCACCGGCAAGGTGATCGACACGGGGCAGCCCGCAATTATCCCAAGGATCTCGGACGAGCCCCTTTTTCTGGACAGGACCGGGTCGAGAAAGGAGACGAATAAAGAGGACATCACCTTTATATGCGTTCCGATAAAACTCGGCAGCGAAGTAATCGGCGCCCTTTCCGTTGACCGTCTCTTTAGCGAAAAGATATCCTTAAAAGAGGATGTGCGGCTCCTCACCATCATCGCCTCTACGATTTCCCAGGCGGTACGCCTGAGGCAGCTCGCCCAGGAGGAGATCGAGAAGGTCCAGGAAGAGAATCAGCGCCTCCAGGATGCGCTGAAGACCCGATACGGACCCAAGGCCATCGTGGGCAACTCGAAGGTCATGCGTAACCTCTATACTCTTATCGAGCAGGTATGCCGGACGAACACCACGGTTTTAATCCTCGGCGAGAGCGGCGTGGGCAAGGAGCGGGTGGCCCATGCAATCCATTATAATTCGAAACGGGCGGATAAACCTTTCATAAAGGTAAATTGTGCGGCCCTGCCTGAGTCCCTCATCGAAAGCGAGCTCTTCGGCCATGAAAAAGGGGCCTTTACCGGGGCTACGTCCGTCAGAAAAGGACGTTTCGAGGTTGCCGATCAGGGCACATTGTTTCTCGATGAGATCGGAGACCTCCCCCTGCCCGTACAGACGAGACTGCTCAGGGTCCTCCAGGAAAAAGAGTTCGAGCGCGTGGGCGGCAATACCACGATCACGGCGAATGTGCGGATTATCACCGCCACCAATAGAAATCTCGATCTCCTGATGCAGGAAGGCAAGTTTAGAGAAGATCTCTACTACCGTCTCAACGTCTTTCCCATACTTGTCCCTCCCCTCAGGGAGAGGAAGACGGACATCATGCTCCTCACCGACCATTTTATAGATAAGTATTCAAAGGAGCACGGAAAGCAGATACTTCGCATCTCGATCCCCGCAACCGACATGCTCATGAATTACCATTGGCCAGGCAACGTGCGGGAGCTCGAGAATTGCATAGAGAGAGCCATCATCCTCTGTACGGATGGGGTGATTCAGAGTTACCACCTTCCGCCCAACCTTCAGAAAATGGAGGAGAATGAGTCCGGCGAAAAAGGCGGGGCTTTTAAGGAAATCATGGTCAACCTGGAACGGGAGATCATCATCCATGAGCTGAGACGGGCGAGAGGCAATATGGCCCGGGCAGCGCGGGCCCTCGGTATCACGGAGCGTATGATGGGACTGAGGATCGCGAAATATCGGATCATTCCGGGGGATTTCAAGCTCCCCCTTCCTAAAAAGGAAAATGAAACCGCCTGA
- a CDS encoding P-II family nitrogen regulator, translated as MLMIRAIVRPEKVDAVLEQLMVEGFPAVTRMSVSGRGKQRGIKIGDVTYDEIPKELLIMVVPEADRDLVVKTVMGAARTGDKGAFGDGKIFVSPVDEEYTVSSGIRETSAGTEEVAL; from the coding sequence ATGCTGATGATAAGAGCGATAGTGAGACCGGAAAAGGTAGATGCCGTTCTGGAGCAGCTCATGGTAGAAGGATTTCCCGCGGTCACGAGGATGAGCGTCTCCGGCCGGGGCAAGCAGAGAGGCATCAAGATCGGGGACGTCACCTATGACGAAATACCCAAAGAGCTGCTCATCATGGTGGTTCCCGAGGCAGACAGGGACCTGGTGGTCAAGACGGTAATGGGGGCGGCCCGGACAGGTGACAAAGGCGCCTTTGGTGACGGCAAGATCTTCGTCTCCCCGGTCGATGAGGAGTATACGGTCAGCTCCGGCATCAGGGAGACCTCGGCCGGCACCGAGGAGGTTGCCCTATGA
- the nifH gene encoding nitrogenase iron protein, whose protein sequence is MRKIAIYGKGGIGKSTTTQNTVAALAEMGKKIMIVGCDPKADSTRLMLGGLSQKTVLDTLRSEGEDLDLEDLVKIGFKGTRCVESGGPEPGVGCAGRGIITSINLLEQLGAYSDSIGLDYAFYDVLGDVVCGGFAMPIRDGKAKEIYIVVSGEMMAMYAANNICKGIVKFAEAGGVRLGGLICNSRKVDNEKELIQALADRLGTQMIHFVPRDNVVQRAEINRKTVIDFEPGAGQADEYRNLAKAIDGNDMFVIPKPLDMEELEAVLIKYGVDQ, encoded by the coding sequence ATGAGAAAAATAGCAATCTATGGAAAAGGCGGCATCGGCAAATCGACGACCACTCAAAACACCGTTGCGGCCCTGGCGGAGATGGGGAAGAAGATCATGATCGTGGGCTGCGACCCTAAAGCGGACTCGACCCGCCTCATGCTCGGTGGCCTGTCTCAAAAGACCGTTCTCGATACGCTGCGGTCCGAAGGCGAGGACCTCGACCTCGAGGATCTCGTGAAGATCGGATTCAAAGGGACCCGATGCGTGGAATCGGGAGGGCCCGAGCCCGGCGTGGGGTGTGCGGGCAGGGGCATCATCACCTCCATCAATCTCCTCGAGCAGCTCGGCGCCTATTCGGACTCGATCGGTCTCGACTACGCCTTCTACGACGTCCTGGGCGACGTGGTCTGCGGAGGGTTCGCCATGCCCATCCGGGACGGCAAGGCCAAGGAGATCTATATCGTCGTATCGGGCGAGATGATGGCCATGTATGCCGCAAACAACATCTGCAAAGGCATAGTCAAGTTCGCCGAGGCGGGCGGCGTGCGCCTGGGCGGGCTCATCTGCAACAGCCGCAAAGTGGACAACGAGAAGGAGCTTATCCAGGCTCTCGCAGACAGGCTGGGGACCCAGATGATCCACTTCGTTCCCCGGGATAATGTGGTACAGAGGGCTGAGATCAACAGAAAAACGGTGATCGATTTTGAGCCCGGCGCCGGACAGGCGGACGAATACAGAAACCTCGCGAAGGCCATCGACGGAAACGACATGTTCGTCATACCGAAGCCCCTTGACATGGAAGAGTTGGAAGCGGTCCTCATCAAATACGGTGTGGACCAATAA